One region of Thiorhodovibrio frisius genomic DNA includes:
- a CDS encoding nucleotidyltransferase family protein, with protein MASDAARPRVVVTPAEAAAHLRCLAQESDRQGRARALELRRHLPQAVALLRDQYGATRVVLFGSLATGRCHADSDVDLAVAGLMSKRYFAALGDLMNIFQAPVDLVEIEQAPPSLLERIDSEGESL; from the coding sequence TTGGCGTCAGATGCAGCCCGGCCACGGGTGGTCGTAACGCCGGCTGAAGCCGCCGCGCATTTGCGCTGTTTAGCGCAAGAATCCGACCGCCAAGGCCGCGCGCGTGCGCTTGAGCTGCGCCGGCACCTGCCGCAGGCTGTTGCCTTGTTGCGAGATCAGTATGGTGCAACGCGGGTGGTGCTTTTCGGCTCCCTCGCGACAGGTCGTTGCCATGCCGACAGCGACGTGGATCTGGCCGTTGCCGGACTGATGTCCAAGCGCTACTTCGCCGCGCTTGGAGACTTGATGAACATCTTCCAGGCTCCCGTCGATCTGGTCGAGATTGAGCAAGCGCCGCCGAGCCTTCTCGAGCGCATCGACAGTGAGGGGGAGTCATTGTGA
- a CDS encoding HAD-IIB family hydrolase encodes MNAEAPSRHIVLLSVHGLFRGHNLELGRDADTGGQILYVIELARALAKRPDVGQVDLFTRLVDDPNISPDYAVPIEPIGDGARIVRIEAGPPEYLPKEQLWDHLDTFADNALSFLRESDRLPCLIHSHYADAGYVGVRLSAQLGVPLVHTGHSLGRVKRRRLLASGVKQDVIDTRYNMTRRINAEEETLGAASLVITSTTQEIEEQYGLYDHYQPERMQVIPPGTDLERFRPPDGREQKAPIRNELLRFLREPKKPLILALSRPDERKNIATLVEAYGESPELQRTANLVIVAGNRDDLRDMDSGAQTVLTDILLLIDLYDLYGRVAYPKHHSADEVALLYQIAAASRGVFINPALTEPFGLTLIEAAASGLPIVATEDGGPIDIIDHCRNGILIDPLDKQDITKALLKVLCDASGWRKLAQNGLAGVRKHYAWSAHADSYMEALGPLLEKVQPPPQAPLSRRRILYHDRAIFTDLDQNLLGDPDSLADFIRILRDNRKCSTFGIATGRRLDSALAIMRRYGIPRPDVLITALGTEIYYAPQLTADGSWTRHIDNLWYPRRVRDLLVELPGVKPQQKSEQSRFKVSFFYDPEHAPSLDDIGSLLHQADLNVHLNLSFGQFLDVVPARASKGLALRYVADQWGIPLEHCLCAGGSGADEDMMRGNTLAVVVANRHNEELSKLIDTESIYFAQEPFAAGILEAIDHYDFFAACQVPPAPDAEPASLTELSQSDESGAASQTPADGDDQSSGHEDEEESARPS; translated from the coding sequence ATGAATGCTGAAGCGCCATCTCGCCATATTGTCCTGCTGAGCGTCCACGGTCTGTTTCGTGGTCACAACCTAGAGTTGGGCCGCGATGCCGACACCGGCGGCCAGATTCTCTACGTCATCGAGCTGGCCCGCGCGCTGGCCAAGCGCCCCGATGTCGGTCAGGTGGACCTTTTCACCCGCTTGGTCGATGACCCCAATATCAGTCCGGACTACGCCGTGCCCATTGAGCCCATCGGCGATGGCGCGCGCATTGTGCGCATCGAGGCCGGGCCGCCGGAATATCTGCCCAAGGAACAGCTGTGGGATCATCTCGACACCTTTGCCGATAACGCACTGAGCTTTCTGCGCGAGTCCGACCGGCTGCCTTGCCTGATCCACTCTCATTACGCCGATGCAGGCTATGTCGGTGTGCGTCTGTCCGCCCAGCTCGGCGTGCCGCTGGTGCATACCGGCCACTCACTCGGGCGCGTTAAGCGGCGACGGTTGCTGGCCTCTGGAGTCAAGCAGGATGTCATCGACACCCGCTACAACATGACCCGGCGCATCAATGCCGAGGAAGAAACCCTCGGTGCGGCCAGTCTGGTGATTACCAGCACCACCCAGGAGATCGAAGAGCAATACGGGCTCTACGATCACTACCAGCCCGAGCGCATGCAGGTGATCCCGCCAGGGACAGATCTGGAACGCTTCCGTCCGCCCGATGGCCGCGAGCAGAAGGCGCCTATCCGCAACGAGCTGCTGCGCTTTCTGCGCGAGCCGAAAAAGCCGCTGATTCTCGCCTTGTCGCGGCCCGATGAGCGCAAGAACATCGCCACCCTGGTTGAGGCCTATGGTGAGTCGCCGGAGCTGCAAAGAACGGCGAATCTGGTCATCGTCGCCGGTAATCGCGATGATCTGCGCGACATGGACAGCGGCGCCCAGACGGTGCTGACCGACATTTTGCTGTTGATCGACCTTTACGATCTCTACGGCCGGGTGGCCTATCCGAAGCATCACAGCGCCGATGAGGTTGCGCTGCTCTACCAGATTGCCGCTGCCTCGCGCGGGGTCTTCATCAATCCCGCACTGACCGAGCCCTTCGGCCTGACGCTGATTGAGGCCGCTGCCAGCGGTCTGCCCATTGTCGCCACCGAGGATGGCGGGCCCATCGACATCATTGACCACTGTAGAAACGGCATCCTGATCGACCCTCTCGACAAGCAGGACATTACCAAGGCGCTGCTCAAGGTGCTGTGCGATGCCAGCGGCTGGCGCAAACTCGCGCAGAATGGCCTGGCCGGGGTGCGTAAGCACTATGCCTGGAGCGCCCATGCCGACAGCTACATGGAAGCGCTTGGCCCGCTGCTTGAGAAAGTCCAGCCGCCCCCGCAGGCGCCGTTATCACGCCGGCGGATTCTCTACCACGACCGCGCCATCTTTACCGATCTCGACCAGAACCTGCTCGGTGATCCGGATTCGCTTGCCGATTTCATCCGCATCCTGCGCGACAACCGCAAGTGCTCCACCTTCGGCATCGCCACCGGCCGGCGGCTGGACTCGGCGCTGGCCATCATGCGTCGCTATGGCATTCCGCGCCCGGATGTGCTCATCACCGCCCTGGGCACCGAGATTTACTACGCGCCCCAGCTTACGGCCGACGGCTCCTGGACGCGGCATATTGACAATCTGTGGTATCCGCGCCGGGTGCGCGACCTGCTTGTTGAGTTGCCGGGCGTCAAGCCCCAGCAAAAGTCTGAGCAGAGTCGCTTCAAGGTCAGCTTCTTCTACGACCCCGAGCATGCTCCGTCGCTCGATGACATCGGCAGTCTGCTGCATCAGGCCGACCTGAACGTCCATCTCAATCTGTCCTTCGGCCAGTTCCTCGACGTGGTCCCCGCGCGCGCATCCAAAGGGCTGGCGTTGCGCTATGTGGCGGATCAATGGGGTATCCCGCTTGAGCACTGCCTGTGCGCCGGTGGCTCCGGCGCGGACGAGGACATGATGCGCGGCAACACCCTGGCTGTGGTGGTCGCCAACCGCCACAACGAGGAACTCTCCAAGCTGATCGACACCGAGAGTATCTACTTTGCACAGGAGCCATTTGCGGCCGGTATTCTGGAAGCCATCGACCACTACGACTTCTTTGCCGCCTGTCAGGTGCCGCCGGCGCCCGATGCAGAGCCAGCATCGCTGACAGAGCTGTCGCAGTCAGATGAGTCGGGAGCGGCGTCGCAGACCCCGGCTGATGGCGATGACCAGTCGAGTGGTCATGAGGACGAGGAAGAATCCGCGCGCCCGAGCTAA
- a CDS encoding ABC transporter ATP-binding protein gives MAGKHSVLEVSNLRTQLGGATRSVTVVDGIDLRIAPGETLALLGESGCGKSMTALSLMRLLPLGGRIVSGSVKLGEQELLRLAERDMRALRGGRLAMIFQEPQTSLNPVLRVGTQVAEAVRLHEGPTAEKTAPCSEAAQSEALVSAAAGSGQVAARVVELLRAVGIPDPERRAEEYPHQLSGGMKQRVMIAMALAGNPQLLIADEPTTALDVTIQAQVLQLLKGLQRDTGMSVLLITHDLGVVAETADRLAVMYAGQLVEQASCAEFFAAPAHPYSRKLLESLPTAAKRGGALAMIPGRVPPLDQPFSGCRFAPRCELARSECHSSAPDWYQAGRDHQVRCLLWRDGRVEFAPAVAATSDADQDQASSSPAAEPLLTTEALKVWFPIRRGLFKRVVGQVRAVDGVDLTLKAGETLALVGESGCGKTTAGKGLLRLELPTGGRVHYLGEDLAALSAGRMRRLRKDLQIIFQDPFAAMNPRMLVGDIVGEGLQALGLESKAARRRERVAALLERVGIGAEAMTRYPHEFSGGQRQRICIARALAVEPKVIVCDEPTSALDVSVQAQILNLLKSLQQDFGIAYLFITHNIAVVSYLAQQMAVMYLGRIVEQGPAGAVLDDPRHPYTRALLSAVPSIDQDSGREVIRLSGDMPSPANPPSGCHFHPRCPQARPECARAYPDAVAFGAERQVCCLPEIVTGEA, from the coding sequence ATGGCCGGAAAGCATTCGGTGCTGGAAGTCAGCAACCTGCGCACCCAACTAGGCGGCGCAACGCGATCAGTGACCGTGGTCGATGGGATTGATCTGCGCATCGCTCCTGGTGAGACCCTGGCGCTGCTCGGCGAGTCTGGCTGCGGCAAGTCCATGACGGCCCTTTCCTTGATGCGGCTGTTGCCACTCGGCGGACGGATTGTTTCTGGCTCGGTCAAGCTCGGCGAGCAAGAACTGCTGCGTCTGGCGGAGCGTGACATGCGCGCGCTGCGCGGCGGGCGTCTGGCCATGATTTTCCAGGAACCCCAAACCTCGCTGAACCCCGTGTTGCGTGTTGGCACCCAGGTGGCCGAAGCGGTGCGGCTGCATGAGGGGCCGACTGCTGAAAAGACCGCGCCTTGCTCTGAAGCTGCCCAGTCTGAAGCGCTGGTGTCTGCGGCTGCGGGGTCTGGTCAGGTAGCCGCGCGGGTCGTTGAACTGCTGCGTGCGGTTGGCATTCCCGACCCCGAGCGCCGTGCCGAGGAATACCCCCATCAGCTCTCCGGTGGCATGAAACAGCGGGTGATGATTGCCATGGCGCTGGCCGGTAATCCGCAGCTGCTGATTGCCGATGAGCCGACCACGGCGTTGGATGTCACCATCCAGGCGCAGGTTTTGCAGCTGCTGAAAGGTCTACAGCGCGACACCGGCATGAGTGTGCTGCTGATCACCCATGATCTAGGCGTGGTGGCCGAGACCGCCGACCGCCTGGCGGTGATGTACGCCGGGCAGCTGGTCGAGCAGGCGAGCTGTGCCGAGTTTTTTGCCGCGCCGGCCCATCCCTACAGCCGCAAATTGCTCGAAAGTCTGCCAACGGCGGCCAAGCGCGGCGGTGCGCTGGCGATGATTCCGGGCCGTGTGCCGCCGCTCGATCAGCCCTTCAGCGGCTGTCGCTTCGCGCCGCGCTGCGAGCTGGCGCGATCCGAATGCCACAGTAGCGCACCGGATTGGTACCAAGCGGGCAGGGACCATCAGGTGCGCTGCCTGCTGTGGCGCGATGGGAGAGTGGAGTTCGCGCCGGCGGTCGCTGCGACATCCGATGCGGATCAAGACCAGGCATCATCGTCGCCAGCCGCCGAGCCGCTGCTGACCACTGAGGCACTCAAAGTCTGGTTCCCGATTCGTAGGGGGCTTTTCAAGCGCGTGGTCGGCCAGGTGCGGGCGGTCGATGGGGTGGATTTGACTCTCAAGGCTGGCGAAACCCTGGCGCTGGTGGGTGAGTCCGGCTGCGGCAAGACCACGGCTGGCAAGGGGCTGTTACGGCTCGAGCTGCCCACCGGCGGACGTGTGCATTATCTGGGTGAGGATCTCGCGGCTCTGTCAGCCGGGCGCATGCGCAGGCTGCGCAAGGATTTGCAGATCATTTTCCAGGACCCCTTCGCCGCCATGAACCCGCGCATGCTGGTTGGCGACATTGTCGGCGAAGGCTTGCAGGCGCTGGGCCTCGAATCCAAGGCGGCGCGCCGGCGCGAGCGCGTGGCTGCGCTGCTCGAGCGCGTCGGCATTGGTGCTGAGGCCATGACGCGCTATCCGCATGAATTCTCCGGTGGTCAGCGCCAGCGCATTTGTATTGCCCGGGCGCTGGCGGTGGAGCCGAAAGTGATTGTGTGTGACGAGCCGACGAGCGCGCTCGATGTTTCGGTTCAGGCGCAGATTTTGAACCTGCTCAAATCCTTGCAGCAGGATTTTGGCATCGCCTATCTGTTCATTACCCACAACATCGCGGTGGTGTCTTACCTCGCCCAACAAATGGCCGTGATGTATCTCGGTCGCATTGTCGAGCAGGGGCCGGCCGGGGCTGTGCTGGATGATCCGCGCCACCCCTACACCCGGGCACTGCTCTCCGCTGTGCCTAGTATTGATCAGGACAGTGGCCGTGAGGTGATTCGCCTCAGTGGGGATATGCCATCTCCGGCCAATCCCCCGTCAGGTTGTCATTTTCATCCGCGTTGCCCGCAGGCGAGGCCAGAGTGCGCGCGCGCCTACCCCGATGCTGTGGCGTTCGGCGCCGAGCGTCAGGTTTGCTGTCTGCCGGAGATTGTCACCGGCGAGGCTTAA